In Plutella xylostella chromosome 3, ilPluXylo3.1, whole genome shotgun sequence, the following proteins share a genomic window:
- the LOC105388111 gene encoding acidic juvenile hormone-suppressible protein 1 isoform X1: protein MARLVLCVLALAASGLADPAHKVLPQKQADNALLQKQLDLSTLFYHVHEPLHVPELVAIADSWDVEKNIDHYSNITAVKVFGELYEYGLLYRNMPFHVLDRYHGFEAQTLYNVLWSAKDYDTFYKTAVWFRQHVNEYLFVYVYSTAILHRPDTQGVVIPPIYEIFPEFFTNSEVLTTAQRVNVHGLRMVEHYPTTYVWENNVVVKENMTIWPYYYNDEVKVNYFTWDQGLNAFYYNWHLAYPKWLGGEVTPLVKDRRGEWFWYIHKQLLTRYYMERLSNGLGEIPELSWSAPIKTGIWSGLQYYKGIFFPTRPNNFVLNQDYFVNEIIRIQDFERRVREAIDLGYVINNVGEHINIHTPEAIDILGRVIECNVDSPNSKFYGDFITLWKGLLGNSLEHTEYNQLYHGHIPEILPSVLEHYQTALRDPAFYLIWKRVLNIFKMWQESLPMYKLEELAYPTVSIKNVEVDKLVTYFENTYMNITNQLHMTEHEAKHFEDDVSVLVQRPRLNHKVFQVRVKVNSEAAKTVVVRFFLAPKYDSLGNEIPLKENWENFFQLDQFTYDLVQGENVIKRDSTQNLWTVDDWTTAHEFYAKSESALHGKGSVIVDQSQRFDGYPQRLLLPKGRVGGMPFVFVVYISEYRAPKVPFGQGFDPAMSLGFGSGARFLTDDPLGFPLNKPVYDWQIQHLKNFWVQDVTIYHKHTPEIYLPHLE, encoded by the exons ATGGCTCGTCTAGTGCTGTGTGTCCTGGCCTTAGCAGCCTCAGGGCTCGCCGATCCGGCCCACAAGGTGTTGCCTCAGAAACAGG CCGACAATGCGCTGCTGCAGAAGCAGCTGGACCTCAGCACGCTGTTCTACCACGTGCACGAGCCGCTGCACGTGCCCGAGCTGGTCGCCATCGCCGACTCCTGGGACGTCGAGAAGAACATCGACCACTACTCT aacATCACCGCCGTGAAAGTGTTCGGAGAGCTGTACGAGTATGGTCTCCTCTACCGCAACATGCCGTTCCACGTGCTGGACCGCTACCACGGCTTCGAGGCGCAGACCCTCTACAACGTGCTCTGGTCCGCCAAGGACTACGACACCTTCTACAAGACCGCCGTCTGGTTCCGCCAACACGTCAACGAATACCTCTTCGTCTACGTCTACAGCACCGCCATCCTCCACCGCCCCGACACGCAGGGCGTCGTCATCCCCCCCATCTACGAAATCTTCCCCGAATTCTTCACCAACAGTGAGGTCCTCACCACCGCCCAGCGCGTCAATGTCCACGGCCTCCGCATGGTCGAACACTACCCGACCACCTACGTCTGGGAGAACAACGTCGTCGTCAAGGAGAACATGACCATCTGGCCGTACTACTACAACGATGAGGTCAAGGTCAACTACTTCACCTGGGACCAGGGACTGAACGCCTTCTACTACAACTGGCATCTGGCTTACCCTAAATGGCTCGGCGGAGAGGTCACTCCTCTTGTCAAGGACCGCAGGGGAGAATGGTTCTGGTACATCCACAAGCAGCTGCTGACCCGCTACTACATGGAGAGACTGTCCAACGGTCTCGGAGAGATCCCTGAGCTTAGCTGGAGTGCACCCATCAAGACCGGAATCTGGTCTGGACTGCAATACTACAAGGGCATCTTCTTCCCAACCAGGCCCAACAACTTTGTACTGAACCAGGACTACTTCGTGAATGAAATCATCCGCATTCAAGACTTCGAGCGTCGCGTTCGTGAGGCTATCGACCTAGGATACGTCATCAAC AACGTTGGTGAGCACATCAACATCCACACTCCGGAAGCCATTGACATTTTGGGTCGCGTCATTGAGTGCAACGTCGACTCTCCCAACTCCAAGTTCTACGGAGACTTCATCACCTTATGGAAGGGCCTTCTCGGAAACTCTCTAGAGCACACTGAATACAACCAACTGTACCATGG ACACATTCCCGAGATCCTCCCCTCCGTGCTTGAGCACTACCAGACTGCCCTCCGCGACCCTGCCTTCTACCTGATCTGGAAGCGCGTTCTGAACATCTTCAAGATGTGGCAAGAGAGCCTGCCTATGTACAAACTGGAAGAGCTGGCTTACCCCACTGTCTCCATCAAGAACGTTGAGGTCGACAAACTGGTCACCTACTTCGAGAACACCTACATGAACATCACCAACCAACTTCACATGACTGAGCACGAGG CTAAGCACTTCGAAGACGACGTCAGCGTGTTGGTGCAGCGTCCCCGTCTGAACCACAAGGTGTTCCAAGTGCGCGTGAAGGTCAACAGCGAGGCCGCCAAGACCGTGGTCGTCAGGTTCTTCCTGGCCCCCAAGTACGACAGCCTCGGCAACGAGATCCCTCTCAAGGAGAACTGGGAGAACTTCTTCCAGCTGGACCAGTTCACTTACGACC TGGTTCAAGGCGAGAACGTCATCAAGCGTGACTCCACTCAGAACCTGTGGACCGTCGACGACTGGACCACCGCCCACGAATTCTACGCTAAGTCCGAGTCCGCACTCCACGGCAAAGGATCCGTTATTGTTGACCAGTCCCAGCGCTTCGACGGCTACCCTCAACGACTGCTGCTCCCTAAGG GTCGCGTCGGCGGTATGCCCTTCGTGTTCGTGGTCTACATCTCCGAGTACCGCGCACCCAAGGTTCCCTTCGGCCAGGGCTTCGACCCCGCCATGTCCCTCGGCTTCGGATCCGGAGCTCGCTTCCTGACCGACGACCCTCTCGGCTTCCCGCTCAACAAGCCCGTCTACGACTGGCAGATCCAGCACTTGAAGAACTTCTGGGTGCAAGACGTCACCATCTACCACAAGCACACCCCAGAGATCTACTTGCCCCATCTGGAATAA
- the LOC105388111 gene encoding acidic juvenile hormone-suppressible protein 1 isoform X2, which produces MPFHVLDRYHGFEAQTLYNVLWSAKDYDTFYKTAVWFRQHVNEYLFVYVYSTAILHRPDTQGVVIPPIYEIFPEFFTNSEVLTTAQRVNVHGLRMVEHYPTTYVWENNVVVKENMTIWPYYYNDEVKVNYFTWDQGLNAFYYNWHLAYPKWLGGEVTPLVKDRRGEWFWYIHKQLLTRYYMERLSNGLGEIPELSWSAPIKTGIWSGLQYYKGIFFPTRPNNFVLNQDYFVNEIIRIQDFERRVREAIDLGYVINNVGEHINIHTPEAIDILGRVIECNVDSPNSKFYGDFITLWKGLLGNSLEHTEYNQLYHGHIPEILPSVLEHYQTALRDPAFYLIWKRVLNIFKMWQESLPMYKLEELAYPTVSIKNVEVDKLVTYFENTYMNITNQLHMTEHEAKHFEDDVSVLVQRPRLNHKVFQVRVKVNSEAAKTVVVRFFLAPKYDSLGNEIPLKENWENFFQLDQFTYDLVQGENVIKRDSTQNLWTVDDWTTAHEFYAKSESALHGKGSVIVDQSQRFDGYPQRLLLPKGRVGGMPFVFVVYISEYRAPKVPFGQGFDPAMSLGFGSGARFLTDDPLGFPLNKPVYDWQIQHLKNFWVQDVTIYHKHTPEIYLPHLE; this is translated from the exons ATGCCGTTCCACGTGCTGGACCGCTACCACGGCTTCGAGGCGCAGACCCTCTACAACGTGCTCTGGTCCGCCAAGGACTACGACACCTTCTACAAGACCGCCGTCTGGTTCCGCCAACACGTCAACGAATACCTCTTCGTCTACGTCTACAGCACCGCCATCCTCCACCGCCCCGACACGCAGGGCGTCGTCATCCCCCCCATCTACGAAATCTTCCCCGAATTCTTCACCAACAGTGAGGTCCTCACCACCGCCCAGCGCGTCAATGTCCACGGCCTCCGCATGGTCGAACACTACCCGACCACCTACGTCTGGGAGAACAACGTCGTCGTCAAGGAGAACATGACCATCTGGCCGTACTACTACAACGATGAGGTCAAGGTCAACTACTTCACCTGGGACCAGGGACTGAACGCCTTCTACTACAACTGGCATCTGGCTTACCCTAAATGGCTCGGCGGAGAGGTCACTCCTCTTGTCAAGGACCGCAGGGGAGAATGGTTCTGGTACATCCACAAGCAGCTGCTGACCCGCTACTACATGGAGAGACTGTCCAACGGTCTCGGAGAGATCCCTGAGCTTAGCTGGAGTGCACCCATCAAGACCGGAATCTGGTCTGGACTGCAATACTACAAGGGCATCTTCTTCCCAACCAGGCCCAACAACTTTGTACTGAACCAGGACTACTTCGTGAATGAAATCATCCGCATTCAAGACTTCGAGCGTCGCGTTCGTGAGGCTATCGACCTAGGATACGTCATCAAC AACGTTGGTGAGCACATCAACATCCACACTCCGGAAGCCATTGACATTTTGGGTCGCGTCATTGAGTGCAACGTCGACTCTCCCAACTCCAAGTTCTACGGAGACTTCATCACCTTATGGAAGGGCCTTCTCGGAAACTCTCTAGAGCACACTGAATACAACCAACTGTACCATGG ACACATTCCCGAGATCCTCCCCTCCGTGCTTGAGCACTACCAGACTGCCCTCCGCGACCCTGCCTTCTACCTGATCTGGAAGCGCGTTCTGAACATCTTCAAGATGTGGCAAGAGAGCCTGCCTATGTACAAACTGGAAGAGCTGGCTTACCCCACTGTCTCCATCAAGAACGTTGAGGTCGACAAACTGGTCACCTACTTCGAGAACACCTACATGAACATCACCAACCAACTTCACATGACTGAGCACGAGG CTAAGCACTTCGAAGACGACGTCAGCGTGTTGGTGCAGCGTCCCCGTCTGAACCACAAGGTGTTCCAAGTGCGCGTGAAGGTCAACAGCGAGGCCGCCAAGACCGTGGTCGTCAGGTTCTTCCTGGCCCCCAAGTACGACAGCCTCGGCAACGAGATCCCTCTCAAGGAGAACTGGGAGAACTTCTTCCAGCTGGACCAGTTCACTTACGACC TGGTTCAAGGCGAGAACGTCATCAAGCGTGACTCCACTCAGAACCTGTGGACCGTCGACGACTGGACCACCGCCCACGAATTCTACGCTAAGTCCGAGTCCGCACTCCACGGCAAAGGATCCGTTATTGTTGACCAGTCCCAGCGCTTCGACGGCTACCCTCAACGACTGCTGCTCCCTAAGG GTCGCGTCGGCGGTATGCCCTTCGTGTTCGTGGTCTACATCTCCGAGTACCGCGCACCCAAGGTTCCCTTCGGCCAGGGCTTCGACCCCGCCATGTCCCTCGGCTTCGGATCCGGAGCTCGCTTCCTGACCGACGACCCTCTCGGCTTCCCGCTCAACAAGCCCGTCTACGACTGGCAGATCCAGCACTTGAAGAACTTCTGGGTGCAAGACGTCACCATCTACCACAAGCACACCCCAGAGATCTACTTGCCCCATCTGGAATAA